A genomic window from Silene latifolia isolate original U9 population chromosome Y, ASM4854445v1, whole genome shotgun sequence includes:
- the LOC141631769 gene encoding protein FAR1-RELATED SEQUENCE 1-like produces MDVEGSNDLGEHTDAIVPAVSNDIVQSPSHLACIDAGSPIIETNPKERIPVCAIELKPVLGMIFDKLEDGLEFYKAYAANSGFKMRKSTQRNIDGVVMTKYCVCSKAGESKPRGKVKKRQRTRILCNANIVFRRNEKGQYVIVDFHEGHTHLLSTPNTMVHLIESRELTLIHKSMIVENSKVNKGPVQSFRMFKEYVKGYQNVGASLEDFKNFWRDVKKFIKGYDAQMMIENFMHKKAMCSSYYFDFDVDDRGRLSRVCWFDPIAIKNYSLFGDMTSFDTTFNMNMYKMIFAPFTGVDHHKKCVSFGAGLIRKETDKDFVWLFQNFLSAMSNKYPVAACFTCGVKILGVTTNDGIPIIDREKDKVYYVNFISDEMKVNCTCKKFERHGILCRHALYLLKEQGLDNVPERRSLSRWSKLATCQPICNNVPHTLIEDCNSLDVRRHKIGTLWSEVFSCVTLAEQKTEYVDELLGILKDFKDKISAQTSTSECSSSSTTGDRLRKKNRELEMLLGTKIPKEVVVLPPIQSKTKGSGKRMMSQKEKATKEQKKAARKCNACGELGFHDSRNCPGRV; encoded by the exons ATGGATGTTGAGGGTTCTAACGATTTGGGGGAACATACTGATGCGATTGTTCCAGCTGTTAGCAATGATATCGTGCAGTCACCATCTCATCTAG CGTGCATAGATGCAGGCTCACCAATCATTGAGACAAACCCGAAGGAAAGAATACCTGTATGTGCGATAGAATTGAAGCCTGTTTTGGGTATGATCTTTGATAAACTAGAGGATGGGCTAGAATTCTATAAGGCTTATGCTGCTAATTCTGGTTTTAAAATGAGGAAGTCGACGCAACGAAACATAGATGGGGTTGTCATGACTAAGTACTGTGTGTGCAGTAAAGCTGGAGAAAGTAAGCCTAGAGGGAAGGTAAAAAAGAGACAGAGAACTAGAATTTTATGTAATGCAAATATTGTTTTTCGaagaaatgaaaaaggacaatatGTGATTGTTGACTTTCATGAAGGACACACCCACCTCCTCTCAACACCAAACACCATGGTGCATTTGATTGAGTCACGAGAATTAACCCTTATACATAAATCCATGATTGTTGAGAATTCTAAAGTGAATAAGGGGCCTGTGCAAAGCTTTAGGATGTTCAAAGAGTACGTGAAAGGGTATCAAAATGTAGGGGCATCACTTGAGGACTTCAAAAATTTTTGGAGGGATGtgaaaaaatttattaaagggtATGACGCGCAAATGATGATTGAAAATTTCATGCACAAAAAAGCCATGTGTAGTTCGTACTACTTTGATTTTGATGTTGACGATCGTGGTCGACTATCTAGGGTTTGTTGGTTTGACCCTATAGCTATAAAGAATTACAGTCTTTTTGGTGATATGACGTCTTTTGACACGACGTTTAATATgaacatgtataaaatgatatttGCCCCTTTCACGGGGGTTGATCATCACAAAAAATGCGTGTCATTTGGAGCAGGACTTATAAGGAAAGAGACTGATAAGGATTTCGTATGGTTGTTTCAGAATTTTCTAAGTGCAATGAGCAATAAGTATCCT GTGGCTGCTTGTTTCACCTGTGGTGTTAAAATATTAGGGGTTACTACCAATGACGGCATCCCCATTATTGATCGTGAAAAAGACAAGGTTTACTATGTTAACTTTATCTCTGACGAAATGAAAGTGAACTGCACCTGTAAAAAGTTCGAGAGACATGGAATTTTGTGCCGTCATGCGCTTTACTTGTTGAAAGAACAAGGCCTTGACAATGTTCCGGAACGAAGATCGTTAAGTCGGTGGAGCAAATTGGCAACATGTCAGCCGATTTGTAATAATGTGCCACATACTTTAATTGAAGATTGTAACTCATTAGATGTTAGACGGCACAAAATTGGTACCTTATGGTCCGAGGTGTTCTCGTGTGTGACGCTCGCTGAACAAAAAACTGAGTATGTTGACGAATTGCTGGGAATTTTGAAAGATTTTAAAGATAAGATAAGCGCACAAACCAGTACGTCAGaatgtagtagtagtagtaccaCGGGTGATAGGCTGAGAAAGAAGAATAGGGAACTTGAGATGCTCTTAGGAACAAAAATACCAAAGGAAGTGGTTGTCTTACCTCCTATTCAGTCAAAAACAAAAGGGTCTGGAAAAAGAATGATGTCCCAAAAGGAAAAAGCTACAAAAGAACAGAAGAAAGCGGCCAGGAAATGCAATGCTTGCGGAGAATTAGGATTCCATGATAGTCGGAATTGTCCTGGGAGAGTATGA